The genomic interval acaccccccccccagaggaAGGGGCGCGCGGCAGGGAGGGGGGGCGTGGCCTGCGGGGGGGGGCAAGTGCTGCCCCGAGGGGCGGGGCTGGGACCGAAGGGGCGGGGCTTGTTGACGGGGGCGTGGCCTTGCTGTGGTGGGGCGGTGCTTAtggaggggtgtggggggggggggcggggcttTGGCCTTCAGATGGGGGCCACACCCCCCCTTAAACCCCCTGTGGGGCTCACGtccccccccctcagccccccagTGGGGCCCACATCCCCCCCTTAGGACCCCCAGTGGGGCCCACGCTCCACCTCAGGCCCCTTATGGGGGGCCACATCCATCCCTCAGACCCTTAATGGGGCCCAcgttccgccccccccccccccagaccccctaACCTTTACTGCAGAGACCGCTTTCTGTCACGGACCTGACACCACAGGGAACGCGTAAGGTGTGGGGACGTGGGGGGTTTTGGGGACTCGGAGGTGGGTTATGGGGACGTGGGGTTGGGTTGTGGGGACGTGGGGGGTTTTGGGGACTCGGAGGTGGGTTGTGGGGACGTGGGGGGTTTTGGGGACTCGGAGGTGGGTTATGGGGATGCGGGGGGTTTTGGGGACTTGGAGGTGGGTTATGGGGATGTGGGGGGTTTTGGGGACTCGGAGGTGGGTTATGGGGATGCGGGGGGTTTTGGGGACTTGGAGGTGGGTTATGGGGATGTGGGGGGTTTTGGGGACTCGGAGGTGGGTTAGGGAGCTGTGGGGGTTACGGGGACGTGGCGGTGGGTTAGGGGGATGTGGGAGTTACGGGGTAAATCCCGGTAGACAGGCGCCTTGCTCTCTCCGGCAGGATGAAGGAGTGGTGGGTGCAGGTGGGGCTGCTGAGCGTACCCCTCCTCGCCGTCTACCTGCACATCCCACCCCCCAAGCTCtccccagctctcctctcctggAGGTCCTCCGGAGGCTACTTCACCTACAAGGACCAGAACATCTTCTACAGAGGTGACGGGACTGCGCCGAGCCCTGGGGACGTCTCGTCCGTCCCCggtggggagcggggctgggggctctgcTCCCCTCGGTGGTCCCGGGGACGTCCCCAAGGCCAGGCAGGGAGATGGGAAATCCCTCCCAAAATGTCATGGCTTTAGGGGGAGCTGCCGCATGGATCCGGGAACGGTGTGGCTGTTCGTTATCAAAACGTTTTAATTGGGTGAAGCCACCAAGGTTGGTTTTTGTGCAGCAGCGGCAATACCTTGGTGTTGGCGGGGAAGGATCCCAAGAGCCTCTGACGGgtcacagcaatgaaaaaagatactgaaaaaccTTTTTGCTGGAGCAGTTGTTAGCCACTATAGCAACTTAGGGGCAGCTGCAATTAATTTGTGCTAAGTAAAACCCTGGTTTGCAGCAAGTAGCTGATGCCAGTGGTCACAGTGGCTCGTCTGGCTGGGTTTGCGAAACCACGCCGGCACCGGGAAGCTGCGGTGCGAGTCAAACCCATGCTTGGttttgggggagcagggggagaggtTGGGCTCCTAGCAGGGTGAAAGGCAATGATTGTCTTATATGGGAGAAaattgggggagaaaaaaagctgacCCTGAGGTGCTCTGTTCCCTTCCCAGATTCATACGGCGCCGTCGGCAGCTCCGACATCGTCGTCCTCCTGCATGGCTTCCCAACCTCTAGCTACGACTGGTGCAAGGTGAGGGGAGCGAGCGTACGGGCAGTTGGATGCCGACAGCAAACCCCGCAGTTTCTCCCTCCTGGGGATGAGCAGACGGACAGAGGTGGTGCGTCAGCCTGGGGTGGGCGATGCTCCAGAGGAGTTTCTCCTGGGGATACCACCGGGCTCCGGGATATCAGCCCTGTTCCTCTCTCGACACCTTGCATGGGACCCAAGCTCTTTTCACATCACCCTTTCCCACACTCCAGcccacagcaggaggaaaagacCCACAActatttcttggcttttttggGAGATCGTCTTGCTGTTTATTGGGAAATTTCAACCTCCTGCAGTTTTCTCAGAGCTGGAAGGTGCTGTCTGGGGGACTGGAGGGGAGCGTGGCTGTCCGTAGCTGCGCATTGCCGAAgacttttcctctctctgctcccatcagcctttttttttttttttttaatgcatttctcctctttccagATCTGGGAAGGGCTGACCCAGCGGTTTCACCGGGTGATTGCTCTGGATTTTGTAGGATTCGGTTTCAGTGACAAGCCTGTAAGTAGCCTGGGAAGAGGATTTTTGCAATTGCTTTTGGCCCAGAGGTTGTTCTGCCATGCCAGCATCCCCAGAAAACTGGCATTTGCAGTGCAGTTTCTTCACCCATTTACATCTGGAAGAGGAATAAGACATTGCAATAGCGGAAGGGGTGGGGAAGGTGCGTGGTGGAGATCAGCTCTGCCACCGTCTTGCCTTTACTTGGGTTTGACGTGACTCCAAAGCACACCTTGACCCCTTTGGGGCACGGGCAGTGCTCCCGTGGGCTTGTTGATGTAGCTGCCAGCCCAGGACATCCTGACTGCTCTGTCTGGGGTCGTAAACTGCTGGTTTCCACCCCATATTCCTCCATTTGGGCGTTTATTCTGGAGTTTGTGGGCTCATGGTGGGTTAGGCTCTCACTGCggctcctctcctgctttgctttgcagaggCCCCACCGCTACTCCATCTTCGAGCAAGCCAGCATTGTCGAGGGGCTGGTGCGTCACCTCGGCCTCCACCACCAGAGGATTAATCTCCTGTCCCACGATTACGGGGATACGGTCgcacaggagctgctgcacAGGTCACTGCAACCACTGATGCTCTGGCTGCTCTTTACTGTCCCCACCAAGATGCTTTCCAGCAGATAAATGGAAGGATGTAGTGCACAACCCCGTTTTCCCTGTACCTACAGCTGTAATGAAGGCTGGGAGGTCTCAGGGCACATCCATGGTGGGCAGATCTGAGGCTCCCATCCATCAAATCCCAGCTACTAGGATGTTTAACTTCCTTCCTGAGCTCCTTCTTATCTAGCCAGGGACAGCAGGGGAACAGAGATGATCTGACACTGTTAATTTGACCTGCTGGTTGGTCACTTGAAGCCTGTAGAAGGTCTAGTAGCATTTCACCTTCTCTTCTGTCCTCCAGGTATGAGCACAATAAAACTGGAAGCATCTTGATCAACAGCCTATGTTTATCCAACGGCGGTAAGGTTTGCCCGGCATGGTGGGATgggtgggctgggagggatggggatCCATGGGACAGGATGGCCTTCCTGCCTCCATCACCCGAGGGAAAGCACCACCCAAACCCCAAGCAAATTGCAATTAAGGTGCTGTAATTAACCAGGAGTGTCAGTCCTCAGGCTGCCTGTGCCACCTTTCACGGCACCATAAAGAAGGGGAGAGACTGGGAGATGCAGAGCAAAACACTTGTAACGTTACAACTCTGTTCTCTGACGTCCTTCCAGGGATTTTCCCCGAAACGCACTACCCCCGGTTCATCCAGAAGGTGAGCTGCTACCCCCTCTAGTTGTACTGAATCGCCCCTCAAGCAGAAGTCTGACTCTGTGAGTTTGGGGTTTTACCTGGCTCAGatgcctgctgcttttcccGCTTTGGTAATGGCACCTGAGCTGCTCGTGGGCATCGTTAGAGGTGGTGAGGAGAAGCAGGGGTTGTCAGGATGCGGCTCGTCACATCCGAATGTCCCAGCTAATCGCCCCTTGAAGCACTGATGTCTCACTGCCGAGAGCTCACGTACATCTCGAGGGTCGAGGCTGAGCTGGGAAACTGCTGTAATACTGAGCTGGGGGAAAAAGCCCTCCAAGGAGGCAGGATTTACCCATTTGTATGATACTGAGTAGTgctgtctccttttttccttctgcccaaGATCCTCAAGGATGGGGGTTTACTGTCCCCCGTCATCACGCGGCTGatgaacttctttttcttctccagaggGTGAGTTGGGTCTCCGTGCTGCTCGATACGGTCCCTACAGGGGATGTGAGCCAAGCGGGGAGGGGGCCAATGTAGGAATTAGCGTAGCAGGTATTTGGCAGGTGAGCAGAACCCCCGGCACTGTCCCAGGAGAGATTTGCCCCTGGATTTGAATGACCTTGGTCCTCTGGGCCATTCCCTCTCCAGACTGGCAAAGCGCTTCAGCCTAATAATAAACCACACGGCTTTTTACTGTACGCTGAAATCCTTCTCTCCCATGAGTATTGGACTTGCACGCGTTACAGAGGCAATGAAAACCCTAACCACACTCTGCATACGGTGCGCAAtcagatatatatttttatcaaatgttgcaaaccctctttttttccaaaaagcccTTTAGGCTGGCTGCTAAGTCCAACACTGGGTGCATTTGGGTGACAGCTTGTAGTGCTGCGCTTGCACCCACGTGTGTCGCAGTGGGAGCTGGAAGTGCTCGACTGTTTTTTGCCCTCGGCTAGTTTTTGAGTTGTACGCTAACACGGCTGCTGCCGTGCTGCTctgaactctttttttccaggcttgGGGCAGTCTTCGGACCCTACACGCAGCCTTCGCAGGCAGAGTACTGGGATATGTGGACAGCAGTGCGGACCAATGATGGCAATCTCGTTGTTGACAGGTACGTCGCCGTTAATTGCTGAACGAGCTTAGTTTTATGCCCACGACGTCCCTCCGTCTGCAGGCAGAGCCATGCAGTAGCTCGGAGGTTACCAGAGCTCGGCCAGGTCCCTGGACGCTGGCTTCCCAGAGcctccagctgcttctgttGGGGTCTGGGATCATCACTGCACCCCAAAAAAGAGCTGGGAGGTCATGTAGGAGCAGGAATTCTTGCTGGGATGATGCAAGGCAGGTAAATGAAGTCTGGAGTCAGGAGGATCTGAGCCTGTACACGGTGGGAGAAGGACAACACTGGAGATGTacaatgtggggttttttccttctttggaaGTTAGGGGCTTGAATTTATGGGTTTTTGTTAACAACTGGAACTACACCTGGTTTCCTCCAGTTTGGGACTTTTGGAAGGACCTCAGGCTGGTGGCTGCGAGTTCGGTACCCATGTTGAGCAGGGCCTGTGTGTGTCCTTCTCCCCCAGCAAGCAAACTCCTCTCTCCTCCCGCTGGGGACAATCTCCAGACAAATCACAGTAGGGACCAAATAGCTCAGCCTCTCCAAGGACGCTCGCTAATTGCCTCTTGTAACGAGGGATACTCGCCCAAGCCCAGCAATGGATATACCGGCTGATGCACTGCCCACTTGGCAAGTCCTGCCGTGGCAAATTTTTGCAATATCACCTTTGTCGGCAGTGCAGCCATGATGGGAAGCTTACTGCCAAAATATCTCCAGCCCCTTAAATGTCGTGTGTCAGAGTATCGGTACGTTTACTTAGTGTAGCTTCCCGTCCTTGGAAGGCTTTTTATAACACGACTGACTCGAACCTGATGTTTAAATTGTGAGCCTCAGCCCCTGAGAGCTGTGCTGAAGCAAGGAATCACCCcaagttgctggctggggtgaCAAGACAGGCTGAGGAGCTGTTAGCAGTTCAGATTTTCACTGTAAGACTGGACCAGCGCAACTTATCTTCTCGTGCATTCCTCCACGCTCAGTGGTTCAGCGCTgactcctcttcctcttctttggGGCAGTGAAATGGTTTCAGAGCTGCCGCAATGCCCATGAACCGTGCGTGGGAGCGCTTAGACGGTGCTGCCTCTGCGTTGGCTTTCTGCAGACTGATTTCCACCCCGACGTTTTATAGGATCTGATTGTAAACCCACTTTTTGCCCTGCTGCCCAAGCAAAGCAGCACGCAGTTTGTTAAGGGGGCTTGGGGGTAACCAACTTTTCGGGGCTTGTTTGCCGGCTGCCTGCAGCCCGCTGTGACTTACTGCACCGCCTGGCACAAAGGTTGCGATGGTTCAGCCCCTTTTACAACCCGGTGGCATTTGACTGGGAGCAGAGGACCCaaattttcttccatctcaGCTGGGAAGGATTCaaccctcccttctccccagacTGCAGGCTGTTTCTCCCATCATAAATGAACTTAGATTATCTTCCAGCAGGACTCTGCACTGGACTCTGCCCGTAGGGCGTGGAACTGGCAGGGGCAAGACCCAGAGTCAGTGTCCCAAACTCATTCGCACTTTTATTTGCTgtctaaataataaaaaaaaaagaacaccttAGGCAAGTCACTAAGCTGGGGATGGTCAGCAGACTGATTTTGTGTTGCTGCAGCCCCAAGGAGGTGGCCAGTGGGAGATGCAGATTCCACTGGAGGCACCGTCCGCCGTGTAACAACAGGTTTCTCTTCAGTATTTTGCAGTACATAAACCAGAGAAAGAAGCACAGAGACCGCTGGGTTGGCGCTTTGATGTCCACCTCTGTTCCACGTGAGTAggaatctgttttctttgatttactGGTCAGGATGTTGGGAATCGCCCTCCTTGCCTGCAGGCACTGGTGCTGGCTCCTTCCACTAATCGCTGGAGCCTCTCGTTATTCTGATGAGGATGATGTGGCTCAAATACGGTTTATGCAGGGAGTAGCATCACAAAGCGTCACAAAACTCCCTGCTCCAGTTTAAGGCTGGGTTACAGCGGAGAGCTGTGAGCTTgttaagaggaaaaagagtTTGTTCCACTGAGCAGAGGTAACTTTAACTTTCCTTTAGAGGCTGGTTCACAGCCTCCggtttctccagctgctgccccagggaaGCTGAGGTGCTTTTCAAGCTCAAGAGAAGTTGCAGCCACTCAAGGAAAGGTTTGCTGTTTGCAGGAGGAGGTTGGGAGG from Aquila chrysaetos chrysaetos chromosome 5, bAquChr1.4, whole genome shotgun sequence carries:
- the MEST gene encoding mesoderm-specific transcript homolog protein, translating into MKEWWVQVGLLSVPLLAVYLHIPPPKLSPALLSWRSSGGYFTYKDQNIFYRDSYGAVGSSDIVVLLHGFPTSSYDWCKIWEGLTQRFHRVIALDFVGFGFSDKPRPHRYSIFEQASIVEGLVRHLGLHHQRINLLSHDYGDTVAQELLHRYEHNKTGSILINSLCLSNGGIFPETHYPRFIQKILKDGGLLSPVITRLMNFFFFSRGLGAVFGPYTQPSQAEYWDMWTAVRTNDGNLVVDSILQYINQRKKHRDRWVGALMSTSVPLHLIYGPLDPVNPHPEFLQLYKKVLPMSTVSVLDDHISHYPQLEDPTGFLNAYLNFINSF